agacACCCcaaccaaaattaaaattctttacGTAAttcttgaacgctcccttatacaAATAAGGCGAAAATTGATGTCACGCTGGTAGGATAAAATTGAAGCTATCCTTACTGCTGAAGAACAGGGTTGGCTTCAGCATGACAACAGTGCCTTCAAAATGTGacaattgacaattgacacaCACTCAAGGATGGAAAAGAGGGTAGAAGGAAATTGAACTTTGACCTAAAaatcgtgtgtcaggcatagaaggctgatcaccttttttatataaaagggtGTAAACTTATACTGCCGCCCATAGACAGTCACATTGGCTGAGGGCTCGcaattgcgttgccggctttaataattggtacgctcttttcttgaaggaccctaagtcgaattagttcggaaatgcATCGGACGACAATTCACCTACTtgcatattaagaaaaaacttaTCACGAAACAAAAGAGAAGCTGTGTTTGTAATGTAActgactttaatttaaaagatataattttttatgtacctATTTATACATTGGTAATAGTTGTAATCACATGGGCGAGGCCAgctgtattaaatttttcccCGCAAAcgatttcatacaaaaaagaCTTGGTTAACCAATTTTCATTGTGAACATATcaaaaacagtattttttgtaacttttCTTAACAGCCGCTTCTCTTAGGTAAAAATTCAAAGACCATAGCGCTAGCCATAATGCTcacattttaaagatttcgGTATCTGAtatttcgtgatattttctatattaataggCAAGTTAAACACAATTTTACAGATCACACAAAACAGcagatgatcagccttctgtgcctgacacacgctgtcgatgTCTAGGTCAGAAGTTTGCCCAAGTCTTTTCCATCCTTGAGTGATTGTTATTGCCCACGTTTCTAACGGGTTCTGTTGATAGGCACATGCTCTGTTCTTCAGTCGCCTCTACAACCTTAATTTTCTAATCACCACGTAGGAAAAGCCTACCTGCTGATCCTTCTTGGGTTCCGGATGTTGCTGCCCCTCCCTATTCTTCAGCATATCCATATATAGCTGCGACTGGGGCGCCGGCGCATACATCAAGTTCGAATGATGTGGGGTATGGGGGGTGTGTGGAGTGTGGGGAGTATGCGCATGATGAGCATAGAGCAGGGGCGGTGGACGCTCAGTGACCACGCCCACTACGCTTGTCGGCATCGCGTAGTACCCCCCAGAGGAAACACCGGAACCACTGACGTTTGACGCATATTGAGATGTTTCTATAAACCAAGTGTTATTAAATACACGTAGATGATATTTGGGTAGTAAAGACACTTATTGActattttgaaattggaacAACCTCTTTTAGGGGAAATTAATAGATTTACGAAATATATCATTATGACAACTGGTTTTTAATTAGCTTGAAGAGCAGGACACCCAAttaatacacacacacatcatAAAATCAGCCAATACACTAAGTTCTATATGTTATGAGTCATCAGCCACTCATCGTGACCAACAAATTCGTTATGTACATGTCACCATGatttgcattaaaaaaaaattatcaatatctacaaaacgACAGTTATCTTAAATCGAATAAGACAACATATCAGAGCAATATCATATCTAGAATTACGTGTAAATAgcgttaaaaataaacaagtaaaaacacatatttttttttaattaaatttaattgtactgtctcttttcatcagcCTTTTACCGGCCTTTTCACAACTGGAGCACTGATCTTGATTAACTAAgagtttttaagttaaaacagTTATAGTACTGATTTATACAATGTTTTATCAAGCACTGTGTAACTTGATAGGATAGTaagttaaaatttcattttagttTGGTTAAATGAAGGCACATCACAATGATTTACTGTTAGTATAGTTAAATGATTattgaaaccaaataaagATGAAGTTACCAATTACCAAATTAGTATAAaacaactttaatttaacgacTTAAACCcaccatttaaatattttttaggacAAGACAACGTAGTTTGGGTTGTGAGagggaaaattaaaaattggctatactctgatttttaattccgtagaattctgacagctatcattttttgacatatcagagatggcaaacctttttgaccgggcacatttttcaatttcaatacgagtctatacatacattttattgttagttaatgtatccattttattaagtgcggtgccccacattaaaagtggttATTACGTTccacaaacagtaaaaaacgcaTAAGTAAAgatagcattttattttttttaaaaggtttactaaatCTGGAATTAGTAGGtagtgatgccagctaaagaataaaataaagtaattaaagttaattcgatatattgttcgtgatattgaaatatttgttatttttgtagtgggtcacttgagtaagtaaatatttagatttacctttttgtaggtaaaacataaaaaatacgtagcattatttttattgccctcaactaagtcaaatttgtcccGTTTTCGGTGGAGACctttttttagtagcaacactaatgtcagaattctacggaatgaaTAATCAGAgtatagaaaataatgaaCGAAATGTTATCTACGATTAAGTAATATGTTTGACTCTTTCCTCGtctaagaaattattactattcattAGCCATACAGCTGTTGTAATATCGATGCAACCTACTCGcacttttgtaaataatattgtacaaTTGTCAGCAACTAAAATTCTTATGTTATTTGCTATACACGTTGTACATAACTAACCTACCACTAAGTGAATGTAATATTTGACACAAATCTTTAAACCAACTCTTTCTTTAAAGAAGTTTTTCCATGGCAATGCAATGTTTCAATATTAGGTCTAAAATCCTACAGGAagttaaacacaaaaataaaacacaccaATTAAAAACTAGCGAAGGTCGATATTGTATAGGATTCAAGTCAAGTAAACCTCCAGGCATATTAGATTGAAGTACTACAAACGAAGGGTTACAAGATGAAAGGCTACTACAGGTACTACAAGaaaagtaagtaaaaaataacgaaaatgataatgaaaacTCGTGCACAAGCGTAATATGACACCTAGTGACAACTCACTGTTCCACAAAACCGCTCGAGCCATTTGGCGGCCCATTCGACCATCTTCAACTTCtgcaaaagattttttaaacatttataccTATCAATAGATCATCCGGTGAACTTCGTATCACCtccgttttttttatataacagggggcaaacgggcaggaggctcacctgatgttaagtgataccgccgcccatagacactctcaatgcctgagggctcgcgagtgcgttgctggccttttaagaactggtacgctcttttcttgaaggaacctaagtcgaattggttctgaaatacttcagtgggcagctggttccacaaagtggtggtgcgtggcaaaaactgccttgaaaaacgctcagttgtatatacttaaatatgtttgatacttaatacaaaattttacacaAAAACAGACTACTACAGCTATGAAACAGTCAAATTTCTGGACACCAAATTCTAGACAACCAagtgacttttttatttctaaaaacacATCAAATGTTTCACAGCTACGAACAGtttgcatttaatttatatcgtcgttttcataatttttctttgcttattattatttgtttctcAAACGTTCAAACTATCGCTTAACTTTTATAAcacttttatcaaaattagccaaatcggtccagccgttatcggtaaattttatatatacaaatacgttctttttcttcttttataccgaaatatttcatattcacTGGGCTATGATCACGCagcaaaataaaatgaatattaatttactttaaattatatttcttgttAAGAGAGATTTTGCAAAGCAAACggtgtataaaaaaacacagtTCTGGCGTGAATATCTGCTGAAATCGCAGCcattctataataatttaattatgatgCAAAGATTTCAACACAAGCTAGCTATAAACATCATTTCATCATTGATATCCTAAATGTGACCGAACTCAGGAACTAAGAATATTACATAGTATACCGAGATACTATAGACTAAACACTATACAATCTAATCAACTTGATAACAGACTTCCAGTCTGTTGAAAACAAGCTtattaaaatcgatttaaaTGCTGAGCAAAACAAATTCGCAGTTTAATTTTACACTTAATTTACTTACTATGATCCGAGTATACATTGTGCTGTTTCATAGCGGGCTGGTGTAACCGATGGGCATATAAGGCGTATGTTGGTGAGGGGGACCTCTGCCGCTTGACACCAGACTGTATGGGACCACGTACAATAGTTTGCTGTTGTGGAAACAATTTGTACTTTGAGTACGATTTCTTGAACAAAGAGAAACAACCTTTGAACTCCGTGTTTGTAACTACCACAACACCGAGAAAGGGAAACGAGCTTTCAGAAATGGTATGACTGGTTTTCAGTTAAAAAAATCTCTAGAAATACATGATCAATtgacacaataatatatttcgcatttaaaattataaatatcgcAGAAGTCGCGTGCTAAAAGCATCgtccggctcgaaggaccaatgTACAGCTTGCTAGCCAGTGaagtataaaaatgtatatttaaatatatacgtgTGTCAGAGTGTTAAGAGTATCTGTGTAGTAAGCGAAGTGTTTGTTTGCTGCGCTAGATGAGTAAATATTTGAGAGGGTGTAAACTTAGAACCTAACAACGCTGTATTCATTCCCAAGGTATAAAATCAGCAGAATTTTCCAAATTCCTTCCTTCCAAATTCCAAATCTGCAAATCCAATCTAGAAGTTCAGACACCTCTctttcgaattcttcgcgattaTAACGGCTTAAACAGTACTTATCTAAAGTtcgtaattcttttttgggaaaagggatactcttctttaataaaatcccagaggctcttttatctccaccttttaataaatttaagaaatgtattaaagaaaagctgtgcaAAAAGGTTTACTATAAagtaacgattatctagttgataaaagggcctgggactagtgctagacaggctacttctaattaatttgcgatatttgttttaaaataagtgttgtttgatgatttgctattttaaaagagtaccgagagttttttacgccggctttttctctcggcctacaccctctgtcttctttgccgatgagtagggatgcctacaaattcaaatttaatgacgtggaataagtgatacatgtatcttatgttccataataaacatattttattttattttttatccgAAGCTGGATATATTCAGTAGTGGCctgatcaattttaaaaaacttttgctGTTTTTTTTCTGCTTAACAAAACTAGCTGGtgttttttgtagatatatatttttattgcactttttttttaaatttgttgtaacatataccgtaCATATAGTCTTATGCATGATGTTATatacttgaataaataaataaatccggATCACTTAGCCGTACAGTTTTACCATAGTTAAGTAGTGGATAACGCGATGTGTGCACCAAAAGCTTCCTAATCCTTAGTCGACAATATTTTatcgaatttattaaataacgtgATCGGatcttacaaaaataaaaaaataattatctaacaCGAATCTATACTGTGATTATAAGTACGTGTGTAGGTACTTATTAAGTCCTTGGTTTTATCAACttacattatattacataaattgaaaacaaattaatcACGAATGCGCAGACACACCCACCAATTAAAATAACGATTAGTAGCGTCGAGAATCgcaagcaaaaaaaaaattctaaatttgtGGGACATAATAAAGCGACTTCGGTGTGTTACCTGCAATATCTGTGTAATTtaggttttgtttttttaccttaattttgtttattacggTTTCTATACTATTTCATAGCTCAATGACGGCTTGTAACGATTGAAAATAGCTAGATTTAGCATAGCATTGATctctttatttctttttcattcatggagtaatttaaaaaaaattagtgacCATTCATACCAATTCCGTTGTTGCATTCTTAACATAGACAAACAAATATAAGGttcatagtaaaataaaaacaataaaagcagTTGAACATCAagacaatataaattttatacctTTAACTCCGTCAGACACAAAAATGTTGAACTgtaaacttattaaacaatatatagatttttatataattaatttcaaatttggaaTTCATTTGTTCGCTTAAACtagtaaatgtttaaatatgatCATTCAAATGAACTACAGAAAatgttctattttaaaaaaaattcaatattgtatattaactGGGCCCATAGAAACGAATTCCTGCAATTGCTTATGGCATTATGACAAGATCTCGAATAAGAAGAATCGAAGAATAGAACAAGAATCgacaaaagttaattttttagttactGAATGTTATCCTAAacctttacattttatatcgAAACGTAAAATACCTTATTAAGCATGTGAGAATTAAGATGAGGTGGTCGGCCTTGAGGTGGTGGCTCCCCTTGACCCTGGGATGGCATCGGAAACATTGGCATTTGTATATTACCCATTGGCATTTTCATTGGTTGCATTTCACTGGaaaagtacataaatagattttctaatataacatttcttttataataagagTATATTTAAGCTTgtctatatatgtaatatcttattttacatttctatcatgaattaataattgtttttgatcTAAAGATTATCTACTAACAAAGTCTGTAAAAGTGAAGTGAGATTAAAACTatcataaacataaaatatccaTACGAGACATTacctacaaaaaatataataaaacatggaaaaatctgttataattaatattaatgttatagaAAAGAAATAACTTTACATCTCCTTTACTCACTTTGCTTCCTTTTGTTGTTGTCTCTTTCTAACCTCATCCTCATTCAGTACTCGCTTCAACTGCATAAACAGTTGTTGTTTCTCTTTTTCTAATTGTTTTAACTTTTGTTCAAGTTGTTCGATTTGCTCCTTTGTTTCCTCTGAAAATCAAAAACGCATTGATTTGGCTTCACTTTTTtttaagcaatttttttaaaaatcataccCAGGAATCCATTTCATAAGCCAAATCAAATATAAGCTGAATAGTGTCATTAAATAATCACAATTGAAAATCTCAACTATTAAAATGCTGACTGAAAATTatgcataatttttattaaattcagaaGGATATCAGTTACATACTACATGCCTGTATGTagtgaaaaaattatgtatatataaataaaatacaatttaaaaagctCAGGTGCAAACCTAGTACTAGTTTAATAGTTGAATAaaggaatattaaaaattagaagTATGTTTTtagcatttttataaattcagaGATGGCAATTACAGCCCAACATTTAAGTTCATAAGAAGCAGCCTGTCTGACTATTACTTACCAAGTGTCATAACATCTTGTCGTTCTCTAGCTTCCCGCTCTTTTCTTAGTCTCTCCTCCTCCACCTCTGCTTCATATTCtaataaaagtaaagaaataaatgtataatactAGCCACCATCTGCATCTTCGGAACAAAATTATGATAAGTATTAATTTCTCAAAATTAAAGAAGTTTACAGactcatattaaataataagttttatttcatatcaGTGAAATAAACTAGGCATCATAAGCTTAAAATAAGAACcttctttttttctttgtctCTCTCGTATAATGTAGCGTTTGAGAGCATTCCACATCTTCTGATCGCCCTCATTTTGTTCTTCAGCAGTTGTTGAAGTAACTGCTGGCATTTTCAAGGACGTAGTCTCCAGGACTGGTGTTATTTTGATTTAGTAtgtaaaaatcttatttaataaaacaacacTAAAAGTAAGTGCAGATATTTTCTCTCAAATTGGAGGATTACAACAAGCCagcagtatttttatttttattgataagtttattaacaatttacattattcatattGCGAATCTACAAAATAGAAATCGCCAATCGTAAAGTGTAAACTTAAAACTACCATAGACTATAGAGTGACTACCACAgattactaaatatataatgaatgTACATTAGTCTGTAGGAAAACAATGCAAGTGCCACAGACTTCaatatatcaattatattttatttatcaacacTTCGAGTTCGTTACATTAATATAGTGAAACCTCGTcggctataaaaatatatcatttaaacCATATAATTAACTGATAATGAATCTTCAAAGAAAAGAGAATCTagctaatttataattataatatattaattaacaataaagacCACTGTTTAAAATTGTGCATGCATATTATCagaatagtttaatataaaacttctgattaattgataaaatacatacaactgaCATCATAACATTAGACTATGGCACATCGATTGGACTATATACAACCATTAACAACAAGCTGTCAAAATTCAAGAAGTCGAACAACTCCTATAGAGAGCCTACCtagattatattttgaattttttgaacttaGTTATTCGTACATTTACTAGTACAATAATGTTAAGATCACATTAATGGAATCTAAGTCAAGGTGTCCAACTGCACAATCTCTGTTAACTGCAACCAAGTACTGAGTGCCttgttattaaatacctaTGAAAGCAAATCATATCCAACACGATTagtaactttattaataattttatctgttttaaatatttttctttgcaATACTTTTAAAGTAAATCATGGATGGACCTTCAAGACCAAGAAAGAAGCTGAAAGTGGTAAGTTTTTAGTTCTTTTAACATCAAtgcttatatttttctaatcttttttgtttgattatcATGTAAAATCAGGTCATTGGTATTAAGTTGCTTACGGTTcatttttacgttttaaatcATGAATGTATTACGTCTAATAATTTACTCAAATTTCACTTGCACTTATTACAATATATCTAACATACTGTAAAAACTAGACAAGTAAAGCTTAAGGGCAAGGTATCAATACAGGTATAGCTTtacctttatatattttattactgaaTGAATgggctatttttttattttatcaaagtcATATCATATTTTTCTACACATTTTATCATTTCTGAAGTCACTGATTATAGTAGTGTGATAAATTACCAGTGATTAGATTTATCaaaggttttttattaatgttccaatataaattattcatatagtttttattatgcaATTGCCTTAagataaagttattaaaatcgaaaaaacccatattttttagtttaatcatTAAATGTAATTCTGTGCCTCTTTATTGGCTTGATTGTCTTTAATTTCTAATAACTTAAGTAGATAATTAAGGCTCTATAGTAAGAATTCTCTAGTTCATATACAAGTATATGGtagttttcaataaaattttaatatgtttttaacataattaaaccgtaataaaattcatttttatggtgataatatactataaacaTTTTACATCACcctatgaataatattatattttttgcttggtatgcattatataaatatttgtggtAAATTTTCATAGTATCACATAAATTGCTacataacttattattaactGCACAAAAAGCATAATACTCagtaatttgaattattaatgcAATAAACAACTTgctattttgaatattattgtatgttaataataataaagcaacAGTCAtgtaaaaattacttgaaattGAAATAGGAAACAATTTCATCGTTTATTTTCACTACCTTAAGGCATGACCACTATGTAGTAGTTGTTATATTCATAACACCAATTCTTGTCTTTGTTGAAATaatgtcatttaattttttagaattaatagtttttatgaatcattatttttaacaaaccttgtttcatataattttttagatGTATTGTAAAGTTACTTAcagacaaatatttatataagtcaAGTTTAGGTATTATTCTACAACATgacttgatttaaaaaaaaactaataataaaagaaaaatagattTCGAcgcgtgcaaaattatttcatgtaccttatcaataaatattatcgaTGTCtgaaaaatactatttaaattaccACCATCGCAAGTGGGGGAGAGTCACAATCGAGTATCAATCAAGTTAGTATTATTTGAAACGGCGCGGGCGCTGCcgcattttaaaaaagttgaatTTTGGCgggaattatttaaattttaaaatattataaaaatgagtCTAGAACAAAGAAACCAGAAGGTGGCTGagcattttgaaaaatataacatcGCAGAATGGGGAAGCGCAACATTAAGATCggtgtgtattttttttatatatattttcattattttatattgtgaaACGAAAGTGTTGAAGTTTCGTTATGTGAATGATGTTTACGATACAACTACTAGAATGAGCGACTCCACTTTCACTTTGTTTATTTCCTCAAGATTGTAGCAAACTGgatattatttactttcttTTATGGataggaaataataaataaagtaagcTAATcgttttctaatttttttattaataaatttggaAAACATCTCGCGTTCgaattttatgcatattcctTAACGCAATTAGCGTTGTGAATTAATTAGTCcccatatttatatatatttttaattaatttaaatttataataatataggcATCATATTCTGTAACTCTGTGATTTGtgatcattaatatattttcactacaGTATATCTCGGAGTTTGGTCTCTTTACAAAGACCTCCTTAAACCCTTTCCACTGTTCTCTATCCTTTCTGACTCTTCTCTTCATATGACCCGTCCATCTCCGTTTAATTTGGTCTATTTTAGCGAGAATGTCTGTCACACCTGTTCTACCTcttattataactatttctTTGCGTgtctaattttcttttttaaagcATGTTTCTTTCCATGACTTTTTGGCAGTGTGCTAGCATGTCCCTGTGCTGGTTAGAGAGTGCCTAAGGGCTATTCTTGGAACTCAAACGTGTAATTTTCatacttgaattaatattcaatatatcgtaatgatttttgaacaacatttattggaataacaattatatataaaataattatatgtggcagaatatgcggaGTTAAGATTGTACAaccataagatttttataccatattcttgcaaataaatgattatgattaacattatttttctttactcaAAGttgaaaactaataaaaacatcTTTAACATATACTTAACTTAATAACAATAGATTATATTGTTGCacttatatacaaattacagGATCACTTTAGTactatcataatatatatgtagaaCTTTATTAGACTTTAATAACCAAGTTTTTAATTCTTACCTAAGTACCATTCTaacatcaaagtcaaatctTTATTGCTTTCCTTATGCTCATACCTTACAGGTGACATGTTATAATTGTGTTATAATAAGGACCTTAGACACAGCAATGTTGtgctttattacatttaattcaattcttattcatttttaatcttataagtagataaattatttatttattatatttgcttAATTATAAAGTCTTTGTAAGATAATAAAGTCCCAAAGGATTACAGTCTTGTTCAATGAAACAACTATTGTGATACAGTCTATTCTCATGATGGCTGGAGTGaatattattctttttaaaacattattatttttaaattagctGCCCGCCCCGAACTtagtttcgccttaatatgtttttagcctacctttttagtagctacatccCAAAAAATGGAACATTTTactatgctaccccatagaAACTGTTCGCTTTTCCGTAATAAAAACCTGAAAATATTTTGAGCATAGCAAGATATTTtgcgattaatttttatttatatagatttaaattaatttcgtaacgatataaaaactgtatttGTCTATACCTATTCATTTCAGATACTTTAATACACGCCGAACTGAACAATGTCTTTGTTATGAGATTTGTGTTTCGCTTATTCTcgagaattttattaaaacaatattgtggTATCTTTGTTTTTGACAATTCATGTAATAATTCTAATACCAGGTTAATAGTAAAattgatatacatattatacatattttggtACCGAGGTAAAATAACGATTATCTATGACCAAAGATGCAATGTATGTTAATTACGTTCGTAATGTTTGCAATGCGAAtgctatttctatttcaaataaaaaaatgtaatatattactAGGTTTCATAGCACTccttcttaaaaaaatcttatacacATTCTTATATCTGGAGTTGTATGCGTTATATGTCGTTGTAACATAAACATTTACGCTACCCAAATATACATCAAATATCTTTCAACTACGGAAGAAATTGTCGATAACATGTATCTCAATCTAATCGTATCAGAGCGAATGTTCTGccttatttgataataaatttaccAAGGGCATTATGCCAACGTAATAGCTGTAATTTTAGTGCATGCAATGTATCAGTCTTTTGTACTTAACCTAGTTGTTACAACAAATTTAACCTTTTATAATTACCACCCCACAACAGAGAGGCCATTATTTAGGAACTCGCTATTAATGGTCgatatattcatttaaaagagacaataaaatcttaaattttgatacaaacaaacaacaaaattttatgtacAGCCTTTAATAGGCAAACACAGCATGCTTACTTagtaacaattatttcttACAAACTATAAATGTGATTTAATCGAGACATATAAATGTCTTACAAATATTTGGGGAGGCTGTAGGAGGGAAGGGAAGGGGTCAATTTTAGGGGAAAAAGCTTTTTGCTTTTATCGCAAAAGATctcttttttaaatgtaagtatgtatatataaataaacatt
Above is a genomic segment from Pieris napi chromosome 7, ilPieNapi1.2, whole genome shotgun sequence containing:
- the LOC125051092 gene encoding MADS-box MEF2 type transcription factor MIG1 isoform X2, which encodes MPAVTSTTAEEQNEGDQKMWNALKRYIIRERQRKKEEYEAEVEEERLRKEREARERQDVMTLEETKEQIEQLEQKLKQLEKEKQQLFMQLKRVLNEDEVRKRQQQKEANEMQPMKMPMGNIQMPMFPMPSQGQGEPPPQGRPPHLNSHMLNKQTIVRGPIQSGVKRQRSPSPTYALYAHRLHQPAMKQHNVYSDHKVEDGRMGRQMARAVLWNKTSQYASNVSGSGVSSGGYYAMPTSVVGVVTERPPPLLYAHHAHTPHTPHTPHTPHHSNLMYAPAPQSQLYMDMLKNREGQQHPEPKKDQQAPQVLIGLSEAHHPAVSSGVVYAQPPVSRHLAIHQPQHNTIQAKPGSITQGYPVQQSNPNVQNPNIYPSRHRY
- the LOC125051092 gene encoding MADS-box MEF2 type transcription factor MIG1 isoform X1, coding for MPAVTSTTAEEQNEGDQKMWNALKRYIIRERQRKKEEYEAEVEEERLRKEREARERQDVMTLEETKEQIEQLEQKLKQLEKEKQQLFMQLKRVLNEDEVRKRQQQKEANEMQPMKMPMGNIQMPMFPMPSQGQGEPPPQGRPPHLNSHMLNKKSYSKYKLFPQQQTIVRGPIQSGVKRQRSPSPTYALYAHRLHQPAMKQHNVYSDHKVEDGRMGRQMARAVLWNKTSQYASNVSGSGVSSGGYYAMPTSVVGVVTERPPPLLYAHHAHTPHTPHTPHTPHHSNLMYAPAPQSQLYMDMLKNREGQQHPEPKKDQQAPQVLIGLSEAHHPAVSSGVVYAQPPVSRHLAIHQPQHNTIQAKPGSITQGYPVQQSNPNVQNPNIYPSRHRY